Proteins from a genomic interval of Oncorhynchus kisutch isolate 150728-3 linkage group LG28, Okis_V2, whole genome shotgun sequence:
- the tmigd1 gene encoding transmembrane and immunoglobulin domain-containing protein 1 has product MMMSVKASVFLLVLYFTTPISGLEVKSDPEVSGGFVHTELEKTVSLTCLSEPQEAELVWLRNGQLISIAEGNTWGSSRLCVTPVTHNDHAAIFTCQMKNNASVNASVQLEVTYAPLHSGKEEVSVEQTRELELSCDVFANPPVLVSWQQHGDPIDLSEGGFLLTNDGFTSRLKVGRVDRAVHQGPYSCVTSSPIYPNRTKSFEVTVTDKTLQFQTDLIFPMIAGLVVIGCTTLLAIISRWRWITQCCK; this is encoded by the exons gaTTAGAGGTGAAGTCAGATCCAGAAGTCAGTGGAGGGTTTGTCCATACAGAGCTGGAGAAGACAGTGtctctgacctgtctgtctgagccCCAGGAGGCAGAGCTGGTGTGGCTGAGGAACGGTCAGCTGATCAGCATTGCAGAGGGCAACACCTGGGGCAGCAGCAGGCTCTGTGTCACGCCCGTAACCCACAACGACCACGCCGCCATCTTTACCTGCCAGATGAAGAACAATGCCAGCGTCAACGCCTCAGTCCAGCTGGAGGTCAcct ACGCCCCGTTGCACTCTGGGAAGGAGGAGGTGTCGGTGGAGCAGACTAGGGAGCTGGAATTGTCATGTGACGTCTTTGCCAACCCCCCCGTCTTGGTGTCATGGCAACAGCACGGAGACCCCATCGACCTATCAGAGGGCGGCTTCCTACTGACCAATGACGGCTTTACGTCTCGTCTGAAGGTGGGCCGGGTGGACAGGGCGGTACACCAAGGTCCCTACAGCTGTGTGACGTCATCGCCCATTTACCCAAATCGCACCAAATCTTTTGAAGTCACCGTCACAG acaAGACCCTTCAGTTCCAGACAGACCTGATCTTTCCCATGATAGCAGGCCTGGTGGTGATAGGCTGTACCACATTGCTCGCCATCATCTCTCGCTGGAGGTGGATCACACAG TGCTGCAAGTAG